In the Streptomyces sp. SJL17-4 genome, AGGGTGGCGGCTGCGAGCAAGGTGGCGAGACCTGCTCCGAGGAGTCGAGCGATCCGGGGTGCTGGCATGCGTGCTCCTTGGGACGTGGGGGTGGTCCTAGGTATGGCGCGCGCTCCAGCAGACCGTAGGTTGGTCCAGACCATTCGTCAACCACCCTCGCGAGCAAGGGAGTTACAGGCTCCCCCTCAGTCCGTCACGCCGTGTGCAGCGTGAGGCCGTAGCGGCCGAGGATCTCGTTCACGGGCTGGAACCAGGTCTGACCGCCGGTCGAGCAGTTGCCCCAGCCGCCGGACGTGACGCCCTGGGCCTGGTCCCCGCTGATGAACGCGCCGCCGGAGTCACCGCCCTCCGCGCACACGCTGGTCTTCGTCATCTGGTGCACCGCGCCCTGGCTGTAGTTCACGGTCTCGTTCTTGGCCAGGACACTGCCGCAGTGCCACTTGGTCGTGGAGCCGGAGCGGCAGATCGACGCGCCGACCGGCGCCTCGGCGGACCCCTTGACGAGCCGGTCCGGTATCGCGCCCCAGCCGAGCACCACGGGCACCGTCCACCAGCCGCTGTGGATGCTCACGTACGCGTAGTCGTTCCCGGGGAACGAGGAGCCCTGGAAGGTGCCCATCGCGGATCCGTCCCAGCCCCGGACCGCGGCTCCGGCCCCGCCGCAGTGTCCGGCGGTGACGAAGCCGCCGTGCACGGAGAAGCCGATGGAACAGCGGACGTTGCCGGTGTAGTAGGGGTCGCCGCCGACGGTTCCGGCGGCGTACGTACGGGGCGCGGTGGCCGTTTCGGCGACGGTGACGGGTCCGGTCTCGCGGGCCCGCTCGACGAAGGCCCGGACGGCGGGGGCGTCCCGGTCGGCGCGGACGACGGTGACGACGACACTGTTGGAGCGGGGGTCGACGTGCCAGCCGGCGACACCGCTCGGGGCGGGGCGGGCGTCGAGGCGGGCCTTGGCCCGGTCGAGCGCTCCGGCGCTGTGCCGGACGAGGCGGGTGTCGGCGCCGAGCGCCTTGACCTCGGCCTCCCCCACACGGTCGGTGAGGGCGACGACGAGTCGCCCGGTGCCCGCGTCGAACCAGGAACCCCCGTATGAGCCACCGGCGGCCTTCTTCGCCTCGGACTCGACGCGGGCCGCCGTGCGTTCGGCGGCCAGTCTCTCCTCGGCCTGCCGCGCGGTGAGCCCGAGGTCCGCGCGCATGGCGTCGAGGAGTCCCACCGAGGCGGTGGGGGCGGTGGTGGCGGTGTCGGTGGGGACGGCGCTCGCGGGGACGGCTTGGGCGGCGCCGAGTCCGACGGTGAGCAGGAGTGCCGCGGCGGCGGCGCGCAGGGCGGACGTACGTTTCACAGGAGCCTCCTGGTGGGGAGCAGGCACTGAGAGCGCTCTCAAGCGAGTGCGGAAGCCACCGTAGCGACGTTTCGCTTGTCAGGTCCATACCAGGACCGGACATTCGACCGGAGGGCGACGAGGGCCGAATCTCCGCAATCCATTTCCGCAAAGGCCTGCAAGATCTTGCCGACCGGTGTCACGGACTGCTTGACTCACCAGCGGCCACGGCCAGTTGAGCCGTCCCGCGTGCACGAGAGGAACATTGATGAGCAGTCAGTACGACGTCCTCGTCCTGGGCGGGTCGGGCGTCGACACGATCGTGTACGTGCCCGAGCTCCCCCTCCCGTACGCCGACAGCTACATGATCCGGCCGGGCATCGAGACGCGCGCCGGGCAGACCGGCGACTTCGTGGCCCTCGGCCTGAGCTCACTCGGCCTGCGGACGCACCACATCGACATGATCGGCGACGACCCCTCCGGCGACCTCGTCCGGGCGTTCCACCGCGACCGGGGCATCGGGTTCACCGAAGTGCCCCTGCCCGGTGGGACGAAGCGGGCCGTCAACCTCGTCGGACCCGACGGCCGCCGCCTCTCGCTCTACGACGACAGCCGTTCCCGGGAGTCCGACCGGCTGCCCGAGGAGCTGGTCCGCTCCCTGGCCTCGGCGAGCCGCCACGCCCATGTCTCGATCACGTACCCCTGCGCCTTCGCCCTGCCGCAGCTGCGCGAGGCGGGCGTCACCCTCTCGACCGATCTGCACAACTGGGACGGCGAGAACCCGTATCACGAGCCCTTCGCCTACGGCGCGGACATCGTCTTCGT is a window encoding:
- a CDS encoding adenosine kinase codes for the protein MSSQYDVLVLGGSGVDTIVYVPELPLPYADSYMIRPGIETRAGQTGDFVALGLSSLGLRTHHIDMIGDDPSGDLVRAFHRDRGIGFTEVPLPGGTKRAVNLVGPDGRRLSLYDDSRSRESDRLPEELVRSLASASRHAHVSITYPCAFALPQLREAGVTLSTDLHNWDGENPYHEPFAYGADIVFVSTTALTDKERTMRRILERGRAEVVIATAGAEGAYLLTADGLVHVPAVTPREPVVDSNGAGDAFAAGFLFGRLTGEDLDRCALYGAVAGAYACTVPATVGEAIDRAGLLDEVAAARG
- a CDS encoding S1 family peptidase yields the protein MKRTSALRAAAAALLLTVGLGAAQAVPASAVPTDTATTAPTASVGLLDAMRADLGLTARQAEERLAAERTAARVESEAKKAAGGSYGGSWFDAGTGRLVVALTDRVGEAEVKALGADTRLVRHSAGALDRAKARLDARPAPSGVAGWHVDPRSNSVVVTVVRADRDAPAVRAFVERARETGPVTVAETATAPRTYAAGTVGGDPYYTGNVRCSIGFSVHGGFVTAGHCGGAGAAVRGWDGSAMGTFQGSSFPGNDYAYVSIHSGWWTVPVVLGWGAIPDRLVKGSAEAPVGASICRSGSTTKWHCGSVLAKNETVNYSQGAVHQMTKTSVCAEGGDSGGAFISGDQAQGVTSGGWGNCSTGGQTWFQPVNEILGRYGLTLHTA